The Thermanaerovibrio acidaminovorans DSM 6589 genome contains a region encoding:
- a CDS encoding TolC family protein: MTSRPVRSFLLALSLAILCQLSPQPSMGATLPELEEMVSSSPEVLRAVYDLLALQAREEALVASSGLKFFAEASVTGSNRPESRSDDARLEGYSTLSGRVGLALPVLGSWHRERVSQIRARIDSLKGAQREMEARRANLTALRKAYVLLWTSQRRELLSRWFLRLEGQAMPPMRRRTEEGYLLKADLLEMESWFHLARRQLEGALADQEMAMGIIRKATGRPYQEILKAETPSLRPVRYSKGALGRYVNQDDPELGILQQVTEQMELAAHHQGRGGYEAEVRAGVSYSLEDPGRGGHDAFVSFGLTAPVGLSKASRLSREAALFEAQAAAEEEAIHRMDRLSSILHGVSRCRHALSQLEFSSARLESALEALRVADLRASSIPGDVLERRLRAQMDLFSAAMDVVEAEGLAMQYHAELLELIPQDGPQEDPVVISSPPPGTSQRWALVMTALGGTPSPRGQSTGALQLGAYLWNGDRVLNGEGDRLLELIGRSPFRRILISFTSRGIRSILDGGPASRRLHDFLRSARSSGVWVELLLGDPDFILDPKGMVDLISRLKGLPFDGLHLDLEVDQIPGASQRRQELNRRFLQAVEAAAKASPWGVSVSIHPRYLEEPFRQETLEGLHRSRVRGVAVMIYTSSTDRAVERFLSVARGVGDIRMWLAVSVEGNVSPEESLRGLGPAGFSDALDRMGRAGVRSVLVQSFEDHLSMTGGGGR, encoded by the coding sequence GTGACTTCCCGTCCGGTTCGGTCGTTCCTCCTGGCCCTGTCCCTGGCTATCCTGTGCCAGCTATCCCCCCAGCCCTCCATGGGGGCCACCCTGCCGGAGCTGGAGGAGATGGTGTCCTCCTCGCCGGAGGTGCTCCGGGCGGTGTACGACCTCCTGGCGTTGCAGGCTCGGGAGGAGGCGCTTGTGGCCTCCTCGGGGCTCAAGTTCTTCGCCGAGGCCTCCGTGACCGGATCCAACCGGCCGGAGTCCAGGTCCGACGACGCCAGGCTGGAGGGCTACTCCACCCTGTCCGGCCGGGTGGGGCTGGCGTTGCCGGTGTTGGGGTCCTGGCATCGAGAGCGGGTCTCCCAGATCCGGGCCCGGATCGACTCCCTCAAGGGGGCCCAACGGGAGATGGAGGCCCGGCGGGCCAACCTGACCGCCCTTCGGAAGGCCTACGTGCTTCTCTGGACCTCCCAGCGACGGGAGCTCCTCTCCCGCTGGTTCCTCCGGCTGGAGGGGCAGGCCATGCCCCCCATGCGCCGCAGGACCGAGGAGGGCTACCTCCTCAAGGCGGACCTGCTGGAGATGGAGAGCTGGTTCCACCTGGCCCGGCGCCAGCTTGAGGGGGCCCTGGCGGACCAGGAGATGGCCATGGGGATCATCCGCAAGGCCACCGGCCGGCCGTACCAGGAGATCCTTAAGGCCGAGACCCCCTCCCTGCGGCCGGTCCGCTACTCCAAGGGGGCCCTGGGCAGGTACGTCAACCAGGATGACCCGGAGCTCGGGATCCTTCAGCAGGTGACGGAGCAGATGGAGCTGGCGGCCCATCACCAGGGCCGGGGAGGGTACGAAGCGGAGGTGAGGGCCGGGGTCTCCTACAGCCTGGAGGACCCGGGCAGGGGCGGCCACGACGCTTTCGTCTCCTTCGGCCTGACAGCCCCGGTGGGGCTCTCCAAGGCCTCCCGGCTCTCCAGGGAGGCGGCCCTCTTCGAGGCCCAGGCGGCGGCGGAGGAGGAGGCGATCCACCGGATGGACCGGCTCTCATCCATTCTGCACGGGGTCTCCCGCTGCCGCCACGCCCTAAGTCAGCTGGAGTTCTCCTCCGCCAGGCTCGAGTCCGCCCTGGAGGCCCTCCGGGTGGCCGACCTGAGGGCCTCCTCCATTCCGGGAGACGTGCTGGAGCGGCGCCTTAGGGCCCAGATGGACCTCTTCTCCGCCGCCATGGACGTGGTGGAGGCGGAGGGACTGGCCATGCAGTACCACGCGGAGCTGCTGGAGCTGATCCCCCAAGACGGCCCCCAGGAGGACCCCGTGGTGATCTCCTCCCCCCCTCCGGGCACATCCCAGCGGTGGGCCCTGGTGATGACCGCCCTGGGGGGCACCCCATCGCCCAGGGGGCAATCCACCGGTGCCCTACAGCTTGGGGCCTACCTCTGGAACGGGGACCGGGTGCTCAATGGGGAGGGGGACCGGTTGCTGGAGCTGATCGGACGGTCCCCCTTCCGGCGGATCCTTATCTCCTTCACCTCCCGGGGGATCCGGTCCATCCTGGACGGGGGCCCGGCCTCCCGGCGCCTCCACGATTTCTTGAGGTCCGCCAGATCATCGGGGGTGTGGGTGGAGCTCCTGCTGGGGGACCCGGACTTCATCCTGGATCCTAAGGGCATGGTGGACCTGATATCCCGCCTCAAGGGCCTGCCCTTCGACGGGCTCCACCTGGACCTGGAGGTGGACCAGATTCCCGGCGCCTCCCAAAGGCGGCAGGAGCTGAACCGGCGCTTCCTCCAGGCGGTGGAAGCGGCGGCCAAGGCCTCCCCCTGGGGGGTCTCGGTGTCCATCCACCCCCGCTACCTGGAGGAGCCCTTCCGGCAGGAGACCCTCGAGGGGCTCCATCGCTCCCGGGTCCGGGGCGTGGCGGTGATGATCTACACCTCCTCGACGGACAGGGCGGTGGAGCGGTTCCTGTCCGTCGCCCGGGGCGTGGGGGACATCAGGATGTGGCTTGCGGTGTCGGTGGAGGGGAACGTCTCACCGGAGGAGAGCCTTCGAGGGCTTGGGCCAGCGGGTTTCTCGGACGCCCTGGACCGGATGGGCAGGGCGGGAGTTAGGTCCGTGCTGGTCCAGTCCTTCGAGGACCACCTGTCCATGACTGGAGGTGGAGGCAGATGA
- a CDS encoding alanine/glycine:cation symporter family protein produces MEGFLMDLVSSANGVLWGKVMVWLLLGTGVFYTLRLRFPQVRHFGHMFKVTLGGRKSQEGGISSFQALCTGLAAQVGTGNLAGVATALVSGGPGAIFWMWLTAVLGMATICGEAILAQLFRVKDQDGTYRGGPAYYLEKGLGQRWMGMLFAVSIIVAMGFIFNAVQSNSIAAGLRGAFGMRELPVAAVLMAVTAVVIFGGLKRIAHVAEVVVPVMAIAYIAISLYITLTHISLLPSIISMIFQGAFGAKQVAGGVLGHTVAQAFRYGVARGLFSNEAGMGSTPNAHATAEVRHPARQGFVAMMGVFVDTLLVCSATATIILVSGQLGSGATGIELTQLAIRSAVGSWGPYFIAAALLFFSWTSILGNYYYGESNLKYLFPNCGTLGLGAYRVIVLGMLLFGATSSVPLVWELADFFNGIMALLNLVGIILLSNLAVRAMNDYESKLKSDPDPSYDGN; encoded by the coding sequence ATGGAAGGCTTTCTCATGGATCTGGTCTCCAGCGCCAACGGGGTGCTGTGGGGCAAGGTGATGGTGTGGCTCCTGTTGGGCACCGGGGTCTTTTACACCCTCAGGCTTCGGTTCCCCCAGGTGAGGCACTTCGGCCACATGTTCAAGGTGACCCTCGGGGGACGCAAGTCTCAGGAGGGGGGCATAAGCTCCTTTCAGGCCCTCTGCACCGGCCTGGCGGCCCAGGTGGGGACCGGCAACCTGGCGGGGGTTGCCACCGCGCTGGTGTCTGGAGGCCCAGGGGCCATATTTTGGATGTGGCTAACCGCGGTTCTCGGCATGGCCACCATATGCGGTGAGGCCATCCTAGCCCAGTTGTTCCGGGTGAAGGACCAGGACGGTACCTATAGGGGCGGCCCCGCCTACTACCTGGAGAAGGGGCTGGGCCAGCGCTGGATGGGGATGCTCTTCGCGGTGTCCATCATCGTTGCCATGGGCTTCATCTTCAACGCGGTGCAGAGCAACTCCATAGCGGCGGGTCTGCGGGGCGCCTTCGGCATGAGGGAGCTACCGGTGGCGGCGGTTCTCATGGCGGTCACCGCGGTGGTCATCTTCGGGGGCCTCAAGCGGATCGCCCACGTGGCGGAGGTGGTGGTGCCCGTCATGGCCATCGCCTACATAGCCATCTCCCTCTACATAACCCTGACCCACATATCGCTCCTGCCCTCCATCATATCCATGATCTTCCAGGGGGCCTTCGGGGCCAAGCAGGTGGCGGGGGGCGTCCTGGGGCACACGGTGGCCCAGGCGTTCCGCTACGGGGTGGCCCGGGGGCTCTTCTCCAACGAGGCGGGCATGGGCTCCACCCCCAACGCCCACGCCACCGCGGAGGTTCGCCATCCGGCCCGGCAGGGCTTCGTGGCCATGATGGGGGTCTTCGTGGACACCTTGCTGGTCTGCTCCGCCACCGCCACCATAATCCTGGTATCAGGGCAACTGGGCAGCGGCGCCACCGGCATCGAGCTTACCCAGCTGGCCATCCGGTCCGCGGTTGGAAGCTGGGGCCCCTACTTCATAGCCGCCGCCCTGCTCTTCTTCTCCTGGACCTCCATCCTGGGCAACTACTACTACGGGGAGAGCAACCTGAAGTACCTGTTCCCCAACTGCGGGACCTTGGGGCTCGGCGCGTACCGGGTCATCGTGCTGGGGATGCTCCTCTTCGGCGCCACCTCGTCGGTGCCCCTGGTCTGGGAGCTGGCGGACTTCTTCAACGGCATAATGGCCCTCCTAAACTTGGTCGGCATAATACTCCTGTCAAATTTGGCGGTCAGAGCCATGAACGACTACGAGTCGAAGCTGAAATCCGATCCAGACCCCTCCTACGACGGAAACTGA
- a CDS encoding nucleobase:cation symporter-2 family protein, producing METRGARGYGDGILYKVDDRPPLNLSVVLAIQHIMAAFGGIVAVPLIVGGALKLPVHDLGFLVSAALLAAGIATYIQAKGIGPVGAKLPCVMGTDFTFVGPSIAVGAQMGLPGIFGATIAGSFIEIALSRFIKPLRRFFPPVVTGTVVMLIGLTLLPVAIDWAAGGYGAPDYGSVRNVSIALSVMTVIMLLNRYAKGFLSSAAVIIGLIFGYLICIPFGMLDMSPIAKAGWFEVPTIFKYGVKFSMGGFFAFFTAYLVTTVETVGCLFAIGEASGKELDSEDISKGILADGVGSLIAGFVNAGPNTSFSQNVGLIPLSKVASRYVVQVAGIILILMGLFPKLGALVAIMPNPVLGGAGIIMFGMVMAAGIKTLKGVELNNRNMLILAISLGIGIGVTVRPDFISSMPRAVRSFFSSGISAGTVAALLLNVVLKDDAEGDLEEDLEVRPEEA from the coding sequence ATGGAGACTAGGGGAGCTAGGGGGTACGGGGACGGGATCCTGTACAAGGTGGACGATCGTCCGCCCCTAAACCTATCGGTGGTTTTGGCGATCCAGCACATCATGGCCGCCTTCGGCGGGATAGTGGCGGTACCCCTGATAGTGGGGGGGGCGTTGAAGCTTCCGGTCCACGACCTGGGGTTCCTGGTGAGCGCCGCCCTGTTGGCGGCGGGGATAGCCACCTACATCCAGGCCAAGGGGATAGGCCCCGTGGGGGCCAAGCTACCCTGCGTGATGGGCACCGACTTCACCTTCGTTGGCCCCTCCATAGCGGTGGGGGCCCAGATGGGGTTGCCGGGTATATTTGGGGCCACCATAGCGGGCTCCTTCATAGAGATCGCCCTAAGCCGGTTCATAAAGCCCCTGAGACGGTTCTTCCCCCCGGTGGTGACCGGCACGGTGGTGATGCTCATAGGGCTCACCCTGTTGCCGGTGGCCATCGACTGGGCCGCCGGGGGCTACGGGGCGCCGGACTACGGCAGTGTGAGGAACGTGTCCATAGCCCTGTCGGTCATGACGGTGATCATGCTGCTCAACCGCTACGCCAAGGGGTTCCTCTCCTCCGCGGCGGTCATAATAGGCCTCATCTTCGGCTACCTGATCTGCATCCCCTTCGGGATGCTGGACATGTCCCCCATAGCGAAGGCGGGATGGTTCGAGGTTCCGACCATCTTCAAGTATGGAGTCAAGTTCTCCATGGGGGGGTTCTTCGCCTTCTTCACCGCATATCTGGTGACCACCGTGGAGACCGTGGGGTGTCTCTTCGCCATCGGCGAGGCGTCCGGCAAGGAGCTGGACTCGGAGGACATATCCAAGGGTATCCTGGCGGATGGGGTTGGGTCTCTCATCGCCGGATTCGTCAACGCGGGACCCAACACCTCCTTCTCTCAGAACGTGGGGCTGATCCCGTTGAGCAAGGTGGCCAGCCGCTATGTGGTCCAGGTGGCGGGTATAATCTTGATCCTCATGGGGTTATTCCCCAAGCTGGGGGCCCTGGTGGCCATAATGCCTAACCCGGTTCTGGGTGGGGCGGGGATCATCATGTTCGGCATGGTCATGGCGGCGGGGATCAAGACCCTCAAGGGGGTGGAGCTCAACAACCGCAACATGCTGATCCTGGCCATATCCCTTGGGATCGGTATCGGCGTCACCGTGAGGCCGGACTTCATCTCCAGCATGCCCAGGGCGGTGAGGAGCTTCTTCTCCTCCGGCATAAGCGCCGGCACTGTGGCGGCCCTGTTGCTTAACGTGGTCCTCAAGGACGATGCGGAAGGGGATCTGGAGGAGGATCTGGAGGTGAGGCCCGAGGAGGCCTGA
- a CDS encoding HlyD family secretion protein: MRIRFSRKESPNVDPGGLKVDYGPARRAALKWRWYLLLLLLFSPLAFLLWKVASYAILVSAPGVVRLETVTVSSPIQGVVSLPLRPGQLVRRGDQLFSVRDPSVEARLAVLNAELGALKSSPYRPPSLNRVDLSPLASQVQVQRRSVAYQREVRDRIRDLFSRGAATRAELDQAEDRLRQAEAALAQAEAALSTLKPSAQPASQFSEYEAMRLNRMAQIQAEAEQLGSVRHKVVTSPVDGVVLELLVNDRGSVPMGGGVVTLGDRSRVRIWGYLDPRFMPYGEVGSPVRVRTPDGMTVQGRVEATPTLSTQIPPDLSGPLNERGRAVLISVTCPELPAAYHVDGIKVDLRFPFSWRNAMRSLGIRI, from the coding sequence ATGAGGATCCGTTTCAGCCGTAAGGAGTCCCCCAACGTGGACCCCGGGGGGTTAAAGGTGGACTACGGCCCCGCCAGGAGGGCAGCCCTGAAGTGGCGGTGGTACCTGTTGCTGTTGCTCCTGTTCTCCCCCCTGGCCTTCTTGCTGTGGAAGGTGGCCAGCTACGCGATCCTGGTCTCCGCCCCCGGGGTGGTCAGGCTGGAGACGGTCACCGTGTCCTCCCCCATCCAGGGGGTGGTGTCCCTGCCCCTCAGGCCCGGGCAGCTGGTGAGGCGCGGGGACCAACTCTTCTCCGTCCGGGACCCGTCGGTGGAGGCCCGCCTTGCGGTGCTCAACGCGGAGCTGGGGGCCCTCAAGTCCTCCCCCTACCGCCCACCATCACTTAATCGGGTGGACCTCTCCCCCCTGGCGTCCCAGGTTCAGGTTCAGCGCAGGTCCGTGGCATATCAGCGGGAGGTCCGGGACCGGATCCGGGACCTGTTCTCCCGCGGCGCCGCCACCCGGGCGGAGCTTGACCAGGCAGAGGACCGGCTCCGGCAGGCGGAGGCGGCCCTGGCCCAGGCGGAGGCGGCCCTTTCGACCCTCAAGCCCTCCGCCCAGCCGGCATCCCAGTTCAGCGAGTACGAGGCCATGCGGCTCAACCGGATGGCCCAGATCCAGGCGGAGGCGGAGCAGCTAGGCTCCGTGCGCCACAAGGTGGTAACCAGCCCGGTGGACGGGGTGGTGCTGGAGCTACTGGTTAACGATCGAGGGTCGGTCCCCATGGGGGGAGGGGTGGTCACCCTGGGGGACCGCTCCAGGGTCCGGATATGGGGCTACCTGGACCCCAGGTTCATGCCCTACGGGGAGGTGGGCTCCCCGGTCCGGGTCCGCACGCCCGACGGGATGACGGTGCAGGGACGGGTGGAGGCGACCCCGACCCTGAGCACCCAGATCCCGCCGGACCTGTCGGGGCCGTTGAACGAGCGGGGCAGGGCGGTCCTCATCAGCGTCACCTGCCCGGAGCTACCCGCCGCCTACCACGTGGACGGCATAAAGGTGGACCTGCGCTTCCCCTTCTCCTGGAGGAACGCCATGAGGTCCCTGGGGATCCGGATCTAG
- a CDS encoding HD domain-containing phosphohydrolase: MDTRYREILPRAFESWPYPLLLLEDGPPPRVIYHNPAFAGLLDREDLEGAILSDLPHLGGCDLSDLAGLPAGERGYLKAKDRTFNIQRTAPAEGVSLLIFQDVSQEMRRIDLLEVEGERVSKISLEFEDVFEGIQEGAFLVRAHPDGSFRYVLVNRLYRDMFMIGSRDVRGLTARELLGDRMGAMVEANYRDCINSRSPITVAERFLLPNDQVRLLQTSLVPSFLDHAPSHIVGFIKDVTDERRAQEERDAALRRYEAMFREHPAVMLLIDPESGQILDANPSALNFYGYRHEEITRMTIQDINQLPEEEVRRRSLLAAHGKQRYFLFPHRLRSGAVRLVDVFTAPVNIGESTALFSIIFDVTEREEAKRRLHQEKETLNTTLMSIADGVVATDAGGTITSINPSALKMAGIKEQDALGRPFSHVFSIIESKTLNEGDPLGAAIRSGRIIPISDAVANTPGGKIHISGSASPVRNSLGEVTGAVAVLRDVGQEKQWRDKMLYMSYHDPLTKLPNRRFLEEEISRLEEEQVMPVSVIMADVNALKMTNDAFGHERGDALLINAAKVLKAACRRGDVVGRWGGDEFLILLVGATERGAEMAAQRIREMVRDSPLGDIPMSIALGWGTRSNPGQGILPAMKEAEEMMYRHKLIDGRDQRQMLLDRILSALSSRCHEDEDHRNRLKKICLAVGSAMNLSPREMEDLSLLTYYHDIGMIGIPPEVLRAEGPLTENQMEDIRRHPEVGYMIAQNVKEIVSVADLILLHHERYDGSGYPRGLKGDQIPIQCRIFALADAYEAMTSGRPYRRPLSHREALEEIASLKGIIFDPQVVEAFVSSLGN, from the coding sequence ATGGACACCAGGTACCGGGAAATCCTTCCCCGGGCGTTCGAGTCATGGCCCTACCCCCTGCTCCTGCTGGAGGATGGCCCCCCTCCAAGGGTCATCTACCACAACCCCGCGTTCGCCGGGCTTCTCGACCGGGAGGACCTGGAGGGGGCCATCCTGTCGGACCTGCCCCATTTGGGGGGTTGCGACCTTTCGGACCTGGCCGGGCTACCGGCGGGTGAGCGTGGCTACCTCAAGGCGAAGGACAGGACGTTCAACATCCAGCGCACCGCCCCGGCGGAGGGGGTCAGCCTCCTCATCTTCCAGGACGTGTCCCAGGAGATGAGGCGGATAGACCTGCTGGAGGTGGAGGGGGAGAGGGTTTCGAAGATCTCCCTGGAGTTCGAGGACGTGTTCGAGGGGATCCAGGAGGGGGCCTTCCTGGTGAGGGCCCACCCGGACGGGTCATTCCGCTATGTGCTGGTGAACCGCCTCTACCGGGACATGTTCATGATAGGCTCTCGGGACGTCCGGGGGCTCACCGCCCGGGAGCTGCTCGGCGATCGCATGGGGGCCATGGTGGAGGCCAACTACCGGGACTGCATCAATTCCCGCTCCCCCATAACGGTGGCCGAGCGTTTCCTCCTCCCCAACGACCAGGTGCGGTTGCTGCAAACCTCCCTGGTGCCCTCCTTCCTTGACCATGCCCCGTCCCACATAGTGGGGTTCATAAAGGACGTGACCGACGAGAGAAGGGCCCAGGAAGAGAGGGACGCGGCGCTCAGGCGCTACGAGGCCATGTTCCGGGAGCACCCGGCGGTGATGCTCCTCATTGATCCCGAGTCGGGGCAGATCCTGGACGCGAACCCATCGGCGCTGAACTTCTACGGCTACCGGCACGAGGAGATCACCCGGATGACCATTCAGGACATCAACCAGCTCCCCGAGGAGGAGGTGAGAAGGCGTAGCCTCCTGGCCGCCCATGGGAAGCAACGCTACTTCCTGTTCCCCCACCGGCTCCGGAGCGGCGCGGTGAGGCTGGTGGACGTTTTCACCGCTCCGGTAAACATCGGCGAAAGCACCGCCCTCTTCTCGATCATCTTTGACGTAACCGAGCGGGAGGAGGCGAAGAGGAGACTCCACCAGGAGAAGGAGACCCTCAACACCACCCTTATGAGCATCGCTGACGGGGTGGTGGCCACAGATGCGGGCGGCACCATCACGTCCATCAACCCATCGGCCCTCAAGATGGCGGGGATCAAAGAGCAGGACGCCCTTGGCAGGCCCTTCTCCCATGTCTTCTCCATAATTGAGTCCAAGACCCTGAACGAGGGGGATCCCCTGGGAGCCGCCATCCGTTCCGGAAGGATAATCCCCATATCCGATGCGGTGGCCAACACCCCAGGGGGTAAGATCCACATCTCCGGCAGCGCTTCTCCCGTAAGGAATTCCCTGGGAGAGGTCACCGGGGCGGTGGCTGTCCTCCGAGACGTGGGACAGGAGAAGCAGTGGCGGGATAAGATGCTGTATATGAGCTATCACGACCCGCTCACCAAACTGCCGAACCGCCGGTTCCTGGAGGAGGAGATCTCTCGGCTGGAGGAGGAGCAGGTGATGCCCGTATCGGTCATCATGGCGGACGTTAACGCCCTCAAGATGACCAACGACGCCTTCGGCCACGAGAGGGGAGACGCCCTCCTTATCAACGCCGCCAAGGTCCTCAAGGCCGCATGCCGACGGGGGGATGTGGTTGGCCGATGGGGGGGAGATGAGTTCCTGATCCTCCTGGTGGGAGCCACCGAGCGGGGGGCAGAGATGGCCGCCCAGCGAATCCGGGAGATGGTCCGGGATTCCCCCCTGGGTGACATACCCATGAGCATCGCCCTAGGTTGGGGTACCAGGTCCAATCCAGGCCAGGGCATCCTCCCCGCCATGAAGGAGGCGGAGGAGATGATGTACCGACACAAGCTCATCGACGGGAGGGACCAGCGGCAGATGCTGCTGGACCGGATACTGTCCGCCCTGAGCTCCCGATGCCACGAGGACGAAGACCACAGGAACCGCCTCAAGAAAATCTGCCTTGCGGTGGGATCCGCCATGAATCTGAGCCCCAGGGAGATGGAGGATCTCTCCCTGCTGACCTACTACCATGACATAGGGATGATAGGAATACCTCCGGAGGTTCTGAGGGCCGAAGGCCCACTGACGGAGAACCAGATGGAGGACATCCGACGACACCCCGAGGTGGGCTACATGATAGCCCAGAACGTGAAGGAGATAGTATCCGTAGCAGACTTGATCCTGTTGCACCACGAGCGATACGACGGCTCCGGATACCCCCGGGGACTCAAGGGGGATCAGATCCCCATCCAGTGCCGGATCTTCGCCCTGGCGGACGCCTACGAGGCCATGACCAGCGGCAGACCCTACCGGAGGCCCCTGAGCCATCGGGAGGCGCTGGAGGAGATAGCCTCCCTCAAGGGAATCATCTTCGACCCCCAGGTGGTGGAGGCCTTCGTATCCTCCTTGGGGAACTGA
- a CDS encoding diguanylate cyclase domain-containing protein: MSRLIGEAHGGHGILRVGSVLALREALEGATRGILVPRGAETLEVLMELRSHRDRGLIPAFVEGETDRFLAELCDGVDLTEAQMSSRAEEIWDRLQGIQWDLLGSSLDYRLIAFLYSRPHRGLSPVLRPLTGRVYLWPLMEALGGGKVDPQGWIARLADGGYLEEGELVERVRFCPFCDGGHLNYVDLCPSCGSMDIENVQFIHCFTCGRVGPKEDFLVTGEMICPFCAARLRHIGSDYDIPMENQRCRDCGAAFSEPRVSCHCLLCGQWSDPADLIPRNFRVWRLTDKGVLAAQTGEMQSRYEVMDTLNYMKPEPFRHILQWMLNLSRRPPVEPFCLLSISFGDLDAFVARVGLRRAMETLRSIMGRIKEMIRTTDVSTRSEHEEILLLLPKTPLEGGLVVARRIGQIRSALPQEVASTLPLEVKIASVPEDLEDSADVDLFLAKLREVR; this comes from the coding sequence GTGAGTCGGTTGATCGGAGAGGCGCATGGGGGTCATGGGATCCTCCGGGTGGGCTCGGTTCTGGCCCTGAGGGAGGCGCTGGAGGGGGCCACCAGGGGGATCCTGGTGCCCCGGGGGGCCGAGACGCTCGAGGTGCTGATGGAGCTCCGGTCCCACCGGGATCGGGGGCTCATCCCCGCCTTCGTGGAGGGGGAGACGGACCGGTTCCTGGCGGAGCTGTGCGACGGGGTGGACCTGACCGAGGCCCAGATGTCCTCCCGGGCGGAGGAGATATGGGACCGGCTACAGGGGATCCAATGGGATCTCCTGGGCTCCAGCCTGGATTACCGGCTAATCGCCTTCCTGTACTCTAGACCCCACAGGGGCCTTTCGCCGGTGCTCAGGCCCTTGACCGGCCGGGTCTACCTCTGGCCCCTGATGGAGGCCTTAGGGGGAGGCAAGGTGGATCCCCAGGGCTGGATAGCCCGGCTGGCGGACGGGGGATACCTGGAGGAGGGGGAGCTGGTGGAGCGGGTCCGCTTCTGCCCCTTCTGCGACGGGGGGCACCTGAACTACGTGGACCTGTGCCCCTCCTGCGGGAGCATGGACATAGAGAACGTCCAGTTCATCCACTGCTTCACCTGCGGCCGGGTGGGCCCCAAGGAGGACTTCCTGGTCACCGGGGAGATGATATGCCCCTTCTGCGCCGCCAGGCTGAGGCACATAGGGTCCGACTACGACATCCCCATGGAGAACCAGCGATGCCGGGACTGCGGGGCCGCCTTCTCGGAGCCCAGGGTCTCCTGCCACTGCCTCCTATGCGGCCAGTGGAGCGACCCGGCGGACCTGATCCCCCGGAACTTCCGGGTCTGGAGGCTCACCGATAAGGGGGTCCTGGCGGCCCAGACGGGGGAGATGCAGAGCCGGTACGAGGTGATGGACACCCTAAACTACATGAAGCCCGAGCCCTTCCGGCACATCCTGCAGTGGATGCTGAACCTCTCCAGGAGGCCACCGGTGGAGCCCTTCTGCCTGCTTTCCATATCCTTCGGGGACCTGGACGCCTTCGTGGCCCGGGTTGGGCTCCGGCGGGCCATGGAGACCCTTCGCTCCATCATGGGAAGGATAAAGGAGATGATCCGAACCACCGACGTGAGCACCCGGTCCGAGCATGAGGAGATCCTGCTTCTGTTGCCCAAGACCCCCCTGGAGGGGGGGCTGGTGGTGGCCCGCCGCATAGGACAGATTCGGTCTGCCCTGCCCCAGGAGGTGGCCTCCACCTTGCCCCTGGAGGTGAAGATCGCCTCGGTGCCCGAGGACCTGGAGGACTCGGCGGACGTGGACCTGTTCCTTGCGAAGCTGCGAGAGGTGAGGTGA